The nucleotide window AGATGGATGCCAACAATATCGTTACGTGTCGGTGGAATCAAACGAGGAGATTACGATCGTAACCCTCAGTCCCTTGGTGATGGTGCCAGCGGTGGGGAGGTCAATCTTTACTTAGCAAAAGATTTTGGTGTATGGGGTCTTGGATCTTTAGGTGAATTTTCTTATCGTAAAAGAGAAAATCCTGTTCCCGACGATATTCTTTATTACTCCGCAATCTACAAACGTTTCTTTGAGTCCTTATTTTTGACTGTTGGTCTTCGTGGCCAAGTAGGTCAAGGTGGTTATGCTTATGCTGATCCAAGGCAACAACCGCCTCTCAATTTAGTTCGATATCCGCAACCATCGCTATATGGTATCAATCCTTATGATGTCTATGTACAAAATGATCGGCCGGCATGGGGAAGAAAAGAAAGTTTTCATAACGCAGAAGTAGGCTTAAGTTATTCGGATAGTTTCGGAAACTTTTACACCCTTTTCTATTCAGAAACAATTGCAGGATATAACACCGCAAGGTTAAAAACCGTGGGATTTGCTGTAACGCTTCCCTACAATCTTTGAGGTATAACTATGAAACTTAAATACTTAACAATCCTTACTTTTATATTCGCTCAGTTGATCGGCTGTAAAGGTTTGCCGGAATATTTATTCCTTCCGCAGAGTTTAAAGTTTGATTTAACTCCTTTTTTATTCCGTGTTTACTCACCTGCGGAGTTAGCAACTTTATCGAATGCCGATTATAACTTGAACGAAAGTGGACTTATAACCGCGAGTAAGTTATCACGTTATTTATCAAACTGGAATAACAATCGACCTGCCGGAGTCCCTGGAAATTTAATAGTTTTCCAAGTTCAAACTTCTGGAGGGAGTGGACGTTATGTTTTTTTCGATGGGAAACAGGTATTTGCCTATCCCGTCCCAAACTTATCGGAGCTGCTCGCAGATGTGAGAGATGATGGAGTGTTAGCGATTGATGGCGTTGTTCCTAAAGGGAAAAAAATATCTGATTTTTTTTCCATCTATGGAATTGATCCGGCTTTAGATTATATTGTCTTTGCAAGTGATACAACTTCACTTGCAAACCTATCGTCAGCAACATTTGCATACTATTCTTTGTTATACTGGGGTTTCCCAAAAGAAAGATTAGCTGTGTTAAATGGTTCAATCGCAGACTTAACAGTAGCAAATAGTCTTTTTACCACTCCCTCCTACACTTACGCAAATAGTAATCGTGCAGGAAACATAAAGAACCTCTTTCGAGATCATACAGTCTTACAACTCACAATTGGAGATTTGATCCATGCTGTAAAAAATGGAAATACTAATTTAGAGGAAGTAGATCCAATCCCAGCGGAAGGTTTTTATATAATTGATGGAAGACCGAATGCATCTTATACGGGAACAGTTAACTCAACTGCCTCTGGTTCCAAGTATGCCAATTGTACAACTAAAACCAATTCAACATTTGTCTCAAATACTTGTGTAGCAACCTATGAAGGAAGAGTTAAATCTTCTGTAAATTTAGTGCCGACAGATTTATATGATGGAACCACTTTCCAGTTTAAATCCTTTAGCCAATTACAAACCTATTTGAGTAATACGGGATACCCTGCGAATAAACAAATTTATATTTACGGAGAGGATGCAACGAAAGGATCTCTCGTTTGGTTTGTTGTACATCAAATCCTTGGAAAACCAACTAGACTATATGAAGGTGGCTGGAAACAATTCGGTGCACTTGGACTTCGATCTCCTACTTCTGGTTCCAGCCCTAGCGCTATCTCACAACCGGCTTCTTATTGGCGAACGGACATTGCAACACTCTCAGAAAGTAATACTCCCAATGCTGATGCGAATGTTCCCAATTACCAACTGGATGTCTCTAGACAGTTTATCAAAAGTTCCAACAAACTAAGAACCGAAGATAAATCTTTTTTAAGAGGAACAGCTTCATCTGGGTCCGGTGGTGGTGGTGGCGGTGCACCTTCCGGTGGTGGAGGAAATGCTTGCGGGGGATAATCCCTTAGATACGATCAACTATTGTATGGCATTCCCAACAATTCGACTTACGAGCATATTTCTCTTCATGATCATGTTCGTAAGTTGTTTGGATTCAAATTTTTTAGAATCTCATTGGAAACATCCTATCGCAGAACAAGGTTTGCCCCCTGTGAATTTCTCTGATCTAGAAAAAAACTTGGATCCGAATGCTTGTGGAACTTGCCATAAAGATCAGTTCCAAAATTGGGAAAAGAGTTTTCATGCAAAATCGATCAGCAAAGGTTTTTTATGGCAGAAGGAAATTTTAACTTCTGAAGAGTACAGGTCTTGTTTCCAATGCCATTCACCTTTAGCAGAAACAAAATCAGAACTTGCCGTGGAATTCCAAACATCGGAAATTCTGAATTCAAAATCCCACAACTTTCCAAAGGGAATCTCAAATCCTTCCATCCTCTGCGCTTCTTGCCATATCCGAAATCAAATTCGATTTGGGCCACCATCTAGAGTTCAACCGGCAAATGAACATCCCACTAACAATCTTCCACATAACGGATATATTGTGAAAAAGGAATTTGAATCTTCCGAATTTTGTAAGTCTTGTCATGAAAGTAAAAAAGACGGAGTTAAACTGGCTGGTAAAAGACTAATGGAAGTTTATTCTGAATGGGAAAAAAGTCCTTTTGCAAAACAAGGGATTCAATGCCAAAACTGCCATATGCCAGATAGGGAACATTCTTGGAAGGGAATCCATGATAAAACATTTGTCAAAAATTCATTACTGCCTACCTGGACGATTACAGAAAAAAATGGTAACTACAAAATCCAAGCTGAGCTTAAATCTATGGGAGTTGGTCACAAGTTTCCCACTTATATTGTTCCCAAAATCTACCTACGTTTTTATGCGATTCTCAAAGACAAATTAACACCCATTCTCCTTGAAGAATCAGTCGTGGGAAGGATCGTAAATACGGATCTGACAGAAGAGTATTTAGATACGAGGATCAAACCTCAAGAATCACATCTTGTGCGATTCGATTATGAACCAAAAGAAAATACGATCCAAGAATTTTTGTGGAAGATTGAAGTAGACCCAGATGAACAGTACATCCGAAGTTTTGAAGAACAATTAGCGAAGAAAGGAGATGCACTTTCCAAACCAACAAAAAAATTATTACAAGAGTCCCTCATTGAAAAAAGGAACTCTCGTTATATGCTCTTTACTTTGAGTTTGAAAGTGCCTGTTTCACTTCCGCAATGATGTCATCAATATGTTCTAACCCAACAGATACACGAATAAGCCCAGGCAAAATTCCTACTGCAAGTCTCTCTGCTTCTGATAATTTAGAATGTGTTGTTGAAGTGGGATGAGTTACAGTGGTTCTTGTATCACCTAAATTGGCAGTAAGAGAAAACCATTTCAAAGAATCTAAAAATTTTCTTGCTCTGTCTACTCCCCCTTTAATGACAAAGGAAACAATACCACCACCCAATTTCATTTGTTTTTTAGCGATCGCATAACCTGGATCTTTCGGTAAAAAAGGATACCGAACAAGTTCCACATCTGGTGATTGTTCTAAAAATTCAGCCAACTTTAAGGCGTTCTCAGAATGTCTATCCATCCGCACAGCAAGTGTTTCTAAACTTTTTGAAATAATCCATGCATTCATAGGAGATAAAGCTGGCCCTGTATTACGGGCCATATAACGAATGGGTTGGATAAATTCTTTTTTTCCTAAAATGACTCCGGCTATGACCCGTCCTTGGCCATCCAAGTATTTAGTTGCAGAGTGAATCACAACGTCAGCGCCAAAATCAGCTGGTCTCTGAATGTAAGGTGAACAAAAACAATTATCCACAATAAGGATCGCATTTTTCTTTTTACAGAGTGCTGATACCCAAGCTAAGTCTACAATATCAAGACTTGGGTTGGAAGGTGTTTCAATATATACCAATTTCGTATTCTCTTGGAAAGCAGTTTCCCATAACTCTGGTTTGTTGATATCAACATACGTTGTGGTTACTCCAAAACGAGGGAGAATGTTTGCAAAAATCTGATGAGTGGACCCAAAAATGGCCCTTGCTGATACAATATGATCTCCCGATTTGATAAGGCCAAACACAGATGTAAAAACTGCCGACATTCCAGATGCCGTTGCAATTCCATCCTCAGTATGTTCCAAAGAACATAGTTTATCGATAAGTTCCGTCGTATTGGGATTGGAAAACCTTGTGTATTGGTTACCGGTAACTTCCTCTGCAAAGAGAGCCCTTGCATGTTCCGCATCATCAAAAACAAAACTGGATGTTAAAAAAAGAGGGGTAGAATGTTCCTTTTCCCCGGTTCGTTTGGTTTGGATGCGGATGGCATCAGTTTCAAAGTGTTCAAACATATCTTCTACCAAGGTTGGCGATGAACGTTCGAATTCATTAATTTTTTTGGAAAAAATCTGCTATAGAATCGAATTTAAACTAATATAACAGAATTTTCAAGAAATTTCTGCAATTTTACCGTCGATCATGTGGACACGGCGACTTGCAAGGCCCGCATAATCAGGGTCATGCGTAACAAATAGAATGGTAGTGCCATCTACTTGATTGATTCGTTTGAATATTTCCATCACCTTATCACCATTAGCTGTATCTAAGTTTCCAGTTGGTTCATCGGCAAAGAGAAACTTTGGTTTTTGAACGAGAGCCCTTGCGATGGCAACCCTTTGGCCTTCTCCACCAGACATCTGACTTGGAAACTTATCCTTACAATGTAAAACTGAAAAACTTTCCATCAAATGGAGAGCATACTCTTCAATTGCTTTTTGAGAGCCAGTTTTTCTGGCAGGCATAGTAATGTTTTCAAGCCCTGTAAGTTCAGGAAGTAAGTAGTGAAATTGGAAAACAAAACCAATAGATAAATTTCTTAAACGATGAATCTCCTCACTTCCCATACCAACGAGCGACTGTCCATTCAATTTGACATCACCACTAGTTGGATTGTCTAAACCACTAACAATATACAGTAAAGTAGATTTACCAGATCCTGACTTACCCGTAAGGGCAACAAAATCACCTACTGCAATCTCCAAAGAAACATCCTTGATCACATCTTGCGGTGGTTCACCAAAAGATTTAAAAATATGATTGGCTTCGATTCCTAACATTTACGTTGCCCCTCGAATGATATCAACAGGAGAAAGCCGACTTGCCATCCGTGCCGGAATATAACTGGCGATCGATGCACTAAGTACTGCAATCGAAAATCCTTTCACGTAAATCATCCAGTCCCAAGAAATCATCATGGTTTTCATTAGTGCTTTTGAATTTTGTTTGGGGTCCCCAATAGGAATTCCATCGATATAATAACATCCGAGGATCCCGACTAAAATTCCAATCACCGCACCCAAGGTTCCCAAAAATAATCCTTGGAAAATAAACAGCTGGATTGTGTCCTTTTCGTCGAACCCAATCGAACGAAGGATGGCTACTTCCTTTTTCTTTTGGTTCACAACCATATTCAAAATATTATAAATTCCAAAAGCAACCACGAGAATAATCGTAAACGTTGTTGAATTTCGCACTATATCCTGAGTTCTAAAAACTTGAAGAATACTTGCGTTTACTTCATCCCAACTTTCCACCTTATCTTTGCTAAAGTATCGCCAATCTTCTGCAATTTTTGCAGCTTCTCGAATGTCTTTAATTTTAACAATGATTTGCGAAATTTCGCCACTGGATTTCGTAATACTTTGAACCGTGGATAATGACGAATAAACCGTGACTTCATCAACAAGGCGGTTGCCTGTACTCAGAATTCCAACCACTTTCAAAGGAATTAAATCAGTTCCTGGGATGTAGACAGAAATGGTATCACCAATTTTCGCACCAAGTTTATTAAGCACACCCTCACCCATAATAGCAAGAGAAGTTCCTCTGGATAAATCTGAAATTTTTCCCTCGATAATATAATCACCTAAATTAGTAACCTTAGGTTGGATATTGGGGTCAACGCCTACAAACCTTGCCGGTGCGGTTGCTTTTCCATTTACAAAAATAACTTCCTTGGTTAGTTGGGGAGCAAAGGAAAGAACCCTATGATCGTTAGATAGTTTGTCCATCCACCCAAGAACATTTGTTAATCGAGAATTGTCAGTCCTTCCTGATGGGGGAGACAACCAACGAACTGTTTTACCTTGAAAAAAAACATCTTCGAATGTTCGTTCCGTAATAAGTTCATCTTTGGGAGAAATTTTGATTTGCCCATCGGAATTCACCAATTGGTCGGTAATGACTGCCTGGAACCCCAACATAATTCCTGAAAAGACAATATATCCAGCGGTCCCAAGTACAATTCCAATGAGTGTAAGGATAGATTGTTGTGGCCTAGAAAGGATCTGTCTAATGGCAAGAAACAACATTAATTTTTTACCAATACTTCGTCGCCTTCTTTCAAATCTCCTTGGATGAGTTCCCCATATTCTGAATTGATAGCTCCGATCCGAATTTCAATTTTATCGCGTTTTCCATTCCGAAACCGAGTTAGTTTCCCACGATCAACTGCAACTAACGGAACTAAGATGACATTTTCCTTAGAAGACACTTCGATGGCAACGTCTGTTGTCATATCAGGTAAAATCCCTTGCGGAAGTTCATCTGGTTCGATTCGAACTAAAAACTGACCATTTGATGGATAGATCCTTTCCACCTTTCCCTTATAGACATTTCCTCGAATGGATTCAAAACTAAGTTGGGCTTGTTGCCCTGATTTGACTCGTAAAGCGGATTCTTGATCGAGAGATACCGAGATATAAACTTCTTTTAAATTTTGAATTTCCAAAAGCGGAAGCCCAGGCATAGCCGTTTCATTTTTGGCAACATTTAACTTGGTTAAGGTTCCGTTGAAAGGAGAGCGAAAGGTAATTCCTGAATCATTCACAAGGAGAGGTTGGCCTTTTGTGACAGCCTGCCCTTCTTCTACAAAGATCTCACGGACTGAAGCAGCAATTCCAAATTTTAAACTAAAACTATCTACAGGTTTTACCGTTCCCAAAGCATAAACGGCTTCCACTAACGAACCTCTTTCGACTCCTAATCGGTTGGATTGGGAATTTCGGAGGAACCAAAAGGACGTAATGATTAGAACCATTACAATAATAAAACCAAGAATATATAGCTTTTTACGATCCATGATGACCTAATCGTAATCAATCAAGTGTTTTTGGAAATTCTTTTTCTAAGGAAATCTAAAGAGACAATCCAAAAACAAACTCACCTTCTCTATCTTTGGCGGGCTTGTAATCCAGACACCTAACATCTACAAATTGACCTGTTTGTAGGGTATCAAATCGGAAAGAATCAGCCAACCTGCCTTTCAGATAATTGTCAGTCACAAACCTTCCATCACTTTCAAGAATGGCTTCATAAGTTTTTCCAATCACTGACTCTGCGTATTTAGTATGAAGCGCAGAACTAAGTGACATCAAATCAAGCACTCTGCGTTTTTTTTCATCACCCGGAATAGGATCCCCAAAAGATTCAGCAGTTGTACCTTTCCGAACCGAATACGGGAATACATGCAGTTTTGCAAACCCAAGCTCCACTAACAATTGTTTTGTTTCCTGAAACTCTATCTCTGTTTCAGAAGGGAATCCAACGATTACATCGGTTCCGAGGAATAAGTTGGGAAGTTTTTCTTTTGCAAGTTCTATCCTTGTGCGGAAGGCATCTGGATGATAAGTCCTTCGCATATCTTTTAAAACTTTACGGCTGCCACTTTGAATGGGTATATGCAAAAATTTACAAAACCTGGAATGTTTCATTAGATCAAGTAGGCCGGGGCCCACATCGGGTGGTTCAATGGAAGACAGACGAATTCTAGAGTATTCTAAAATTTTTAGAATACCTTCCAATAGATTTAAAAAACCCTTCTCCCCATTTTCTAACCGGTACCAGCCCAAATTAACGCCCGTTAGCTGGATTTCACCAACACCATTGTCTTGTAAGTATCTAACTTGGTCTAAAACGTCATTGTAATTTCTACTGACCCCAAGGCCCCTTGCTGCAGGAATTTTACAATAGGAACATTTCCTATTACAACCATCTTGAATTTTTAAATACGCACGGGTATGACCTTCCGGAAGCACATCCGAATAAGAAAAACGGTCAAGGGCTTTATGGGGATAAGTTTCTTTTCCTTCCCAATCTTCTAATATTTTATATGGAAGGGAACTTTTTTCCGTATTCCCAAAAACACCAAAAACGCCAGGTATATTTTGTAAGATTTCTTTGTCAGTTTCCGCATAACAGCCGGTCACATAGACTTTTGCACCGGGATTTGTGCGAATGGCGTTACGAATGATATTTCTGTTCTTTACATCCGCTTTATTAGTAACGGTGCAAGTGTTGACAACGATGTATTGAGCCTCTTCTTCCGCTTGGGCAAGAGAAAAACCTTTGTCTCTCAGCACAGAGTACATACCATCGGTTTCAAAAAAGTTCAACCGACAGCCAAGTGTATGAAACTTAATTTTCACAGGGATGTGAAGGCAGCAATCCGTTTAGAATTTTCTTTAATTGTAATACTTTCCCCATTCAAATCAGAAGCTTTCTGAATACATTCCTTAGCTTCCGTTAAATAAGTGTTTGCTTGATTTTTTTTACCCAATTTTTTGTTCGATTTGTATAAGGACTCTTGAACGAGGGCTAAGTTATTCCAAATTTCCGCAGAATTTTGGTTCAAAGAAGATGCCCATCGTAAACTAACATCTGCTTTGTCATAATTCTTTAAGTTATAATAAATTTTGCCTTCTAATTCCAACATCCGAAAGTCGCTTGGACTACCTGCCTTTGCTTTTTCAATTTGAGACAATGCTGTTTTAGAAGCACCTTTTTCTGAAAGAGCCAAAGCATAAAAATATCTAACTTCTGGATTTTGTGGGTATAAAGGAATGGTTTTTTCTGCCAGTTCAATGGCGGGTTTCCATTTTTTATGCCGAGTCAAAATGGCAAGGCTACCTTGCAAAAGATCTTCATCATCGGGTTTACGTTTTCTCGCTTCCAAAATATTTTTATAGGAATTTTCGAAATCATTCAACTTGTCATAGTTATATGCAAGTAAGGCATAAAATTCATAGGAAGACTTACCATCTGTGAGTAGGCTTTTTACAAGCTCAATGGACTTGTTATAATTTTTTACCTTGTATTCATCAACAGCTTGAAAGTAAGCAGAACCAACTTGTTCTTTTTCTTGAGAATAAAGGGAAGTTACGAGAAGACAAGTAACAGCAGCAATCTGAATAAAATGTTTCATAAAAGATCCGAGGGAACTGTAATGGAGTTCAAATTGACCGAATCTATCCTAGAATGGTAGGGTTCGATGGGGTCCAGGTATAGGAAAACGCTGCCCCCCTTGGAAAGCAAGTAATGTTCGATATGTTCTTCCGTGATGATCTCTGAATCTTCCGTATACAAAATGGGATTTTCACCTGGTCCTAAATGGACATGAAATTCCTGATTGGTAAGAAAATCGGACAGATTGAGATAACCAGAGCCAAAATAGAGACCCGACTGAAAGTAATATTTATAAAAAACTTTGACTTCTGGGAGGATAAGATTGGGCCGAATGTAACCCAGTTCGATCCGTTCGATGGTTCCAACGGTGCGGATTTTCCGGAGTTGGAACCATACTTTGCGAATAAAAAAATAAGAAAACAGAAAGACGAGGGGAATGAGGATAGCCATTTCCGTTCGCCTGTCCGAAAGACTCTCTAAACGAGAGCCAAATCTTTTTCCTCAGCACTAGGAGAAGAACCACCGTCTTTTTTCGGAGCTTCCTTGTATTCAGTCCAAGGAGTTTCTGTATACACGAGTTTCCCCTCGGCCAAATCTACTAGGATCTTAGTTGGGTTATCATAGACACCTTTCAACGATTGCACTGCCATATAGTCTTCCAATTCTCTTTGGAAAACTCTTCTGAGAGGACGAGCTCCATAGTTTTGGTCGTATCCAATGGTAGCAAAATGTTCTTTTGCAGCAAAAGAAAGATCCACTAGCACTTTCTTTTCAGTCAAACGTTTGTTAAAGTCTTTCAACATGATGTCTACAATGTTTACGATCTCTTCTTTTTTGAGAGGAGCAAAGTAAACAACTTCATCTACACGGTTGAGGAACTCTGGATTGAAATGTTTTTTCAATTGTTCCCTAGCTTGTTCTGCTTTGTAAGTTTCTCTTTCGTCTGCAAAATCCTCAAAACCCAATCGACCACCTTTAGAAATTTCTTTCGCAGCGATGTTCGACGTCATGATGATGATCGTATCTCGGAAATTTACTTTTCTACCTTTAGTATCTGTTAAATTCCCTTCTTCCATAATTTGAAGTAGGATATTAAAAAGATCATGGTGAGCTTTTTCGATCTCATCAAGAAGAACCAAACTATACGGTTTTCTTCTTACAAATTCTGTAAGTTGGCCACCATCATCATATCCTACGTAACCTGGAGGTGCTCCAATTAGTCTTGAGACTGCATGAGGTTCCATGTATTCGGACATATCGATTCGAAGCATATTGTCTTCCGAACCAAAGAGTTGTTCTGCGAGCGCTTTTGCTAGTTCCGTTTTTCCGACACCCGTTGGCCCAAGGAAAATAAACGATCCTGTAGGACGTTTTTCACTTTTGAGTCCAGTGCGAGAACGTCTGACAGCACGAGCTACTTTTTCAATAGCGTCGGTTTGACCCACGATGCGAGTTTTGATGTCTTCTTCCAAATTGAGAAGTTTTGTATTCTCGGACTCTTCCATTTTTTTCAAAGGAATTCCTGTCCAGAGGCTAACAACGGATAGAATATCTTCTTCTTCAATCGAAACAGCATACCCTTCCATTCGTTCTTGCCACTGTTTGGTTTTTTCATCCAGAAGGCCTTTTTTACGATTCACTTCATCACGAACCGCTGCTGCTTTTTCATACTCTTGGCTTCGAACTAAATCTTCTTTTTTAACAGAAAGACCTTTGATCTCTTCTTCAATTTCCTTGATTTCGTTAGGACGTTGGCAATTCGCAAGGCGCGCTTTCGCTCCCGCTTCATCTATGATATCAATGGCTTTGTCTGGTAAAAAACGATCGTTGATATAACGGTGAGATAATTTTACCGCTTGTTCGATTGCTTTTTCCGTATAACGAACCTTATGGTGAGCTTCGTAAGCTTTTTTCAAACCATCTAAGATCAGAACCGCATCATCCACGGAAGGTTCAAGAACCTTCACCATTTGGAATCTTCTTTCCAAGGCAGAATCTTTTTCTATGTATTTACGGTATTCATTATTTGTGGTAGCACCAATACATTGTAGCTCGCCCCTTGCTAGGGCTGGTTTGAGAATGTTTGCTGCATCCACTGCTCCTTCTGCGGCACCGGCACCAATGAGAGTGTGTAACTCATCAATAAAGATGATGATGTTTTGGGAAGTGACGATTTCTTTCATGATTTTTTTCAATCGTTCTTCAAATTCACCACGGTATTTAGTACCTGCAATCAGGCTTGCCAAATCCAAAGATAACACTCGTTTGTCGAAAGGTAGATCAGGAACCAACTTTTCAATCACTGCTTGCGCAAGTC belongs to Leptospira wolbachii serovar Codice str. CDC and includes:
- a CDS encoding rhodanese-like domain-containing protein; amino-acid sequence: MKLKYLTILTFIFAQLIGCKGLPEYLFLPQSLKFDLTPFLFRVYSPAELATLSNADYNLNESGLITASKLSRYLSNWNNNRPAGVPGNLIVFQVQTSGGSGRYVFFDGKQVFAYPVPNLSELLADVRDDGVLAIDGVVPKGKKISDFFSIYGIDPALDYIVFASDTTSLANLSSATFAYYSLLYWGFPKERLAVLNGSIADLTVANSLFTTPSYTYANSNRAGNIKNLFRDHTVLQLTIGDLIHAVKNGNTNLEEVDPIPAEGFYIIDGRPNASYTGTVNSTASGSKYANCTTKTNSTFVSNTCVATYEGRVKSSVNLVPTDLYDGTTFQFKSFSQLQTYLSNTGYPANKQIYIYGEDATKGSLVWFVVHQILGKPTRLYEGGWKQFGALGLRSPTSGSSPSAISQPASYWRTDIATLSESNTPNADANVPNYQLDVSRQFIKSSNKLRTEDKSFLRGTASSGSGGGGGGAPSGGGGNACGG
- a CDS encoding multiheme c-type cytochrome — encoded protein: MIMFVSCLDSNFLESHWKHPIAEQGLPPVNFSDLEKNLDPNACGTCHKDQFQNWEKSFHAKSISKGFLWQKEILTSEEYRSCFQCHSPLAETKSELAVEFQTSEILNSKSHNFPKGISNPSILCASCHIRNQIRFGPPSRVQPANEHPTNNLPHNGYIVKKEFESSEFCKSCHESKKDGVKLAGKRLMEVYSEWEKSPFAKQGIQCQNCHMPDREHSWKGIHDKTFVKNSLLPTWTITEKNGNYKIQAELKSMGVGHKFPTYIVPKIYLRFYAILKDKLTPILLEESVVGRIVNTDLTEEYLDTRIKPQESHLVRFDYEPKENTIQEFLWKIEVDPDEQYIRSFEEQLAKKGDALSKPTKKLLQESLIEKRNSRYMLFTLSLKVPVSLPQ
- a CDS encoding trans-sulfuration enzyme family protein — protein: MFEHFETDAIRIQTKRTGEKEHSTPLFLTSSFVFDDAEHARALFAEEVTGNQYTRFSNPNTTELIDKLCSLEHTEDGIATASGMSAVFTSVFGLIKSGDHIVSARAIFGSTHQIFANILPRFGVTTTYVDINKPELWETAFQENTKLVYIETPSNPSLDIVDLAWVSALCKKKNAILIVDNCFCSPYIQRPADFGADVVIHSATKYLDGQGRVIAGVILGKKEFIQPIRYMARNTGPALSPMNAWIISKSLETLAVRMDRHSENALKLAEFLEQSPDVELVRYPFLPKDPGYAIAKKQMKLGGGIVSFVIKGGVDRARKFLDSLKWFSLTANLGDTRTTVTHPTSTTHSKLSEAERLAVGILPGLIRVSVGLEHIDDIIAEVKQALSNSK
- a CDS encoding ABC transporter ATP-binding protein, encoding MLGIEANHIFKSFGEPPQDVIKDVSLEIAVGDFVALTGKSGSGKSTLLYIVSGLDNPTSGDVKLNGQSLVGMGSEEIHRLRNLSIGFVFQFHYLLPELTGLENITMPARKTGSQKAIEEYALHLMESFSVLHCKDKFPSQMSGGEGQRVAIARALVQKPKFLFADEPTGNLDTANGDKVMEIFKRINQVDGTTILFVTHDPDYAGLASRRVHMIDGKIAEIS
- a CDS encoding ABC transporter permease, producing the protein MLFLAIRQILSRPQQSILTLIGIVLGTAGYIVFSGIMLGFQAVITDQLVNSDGQIKISPKDELITERTFEDVFFQGKTVRWLSPPSGRTDNSRLTNVLGWMDKLSNDHRVLSFAPQLTKEVIFVNGKATAPARFVGVDPNIQPKVTNLGDYIIEGKISDLSRGTSLAIMGEGVLNKLGAKIGDTISVYIPGTDLIPLKVVGILSTGNRLVDEVTVYSSLSTVQSITKSSGEISQIIVKIKDIREAAKIAEDWRYFSKDKVESWDEVNASILQVFRTQDIVRNSTTFTIILVVAFGIYNILNMVVNQKKKEVAILRSIGFDEKDTIQLFIFQGLFLGTLGAVIGILVGILGCYYIDGIPIGDPKQNSKALMKTMMISWDWMIYVKGFSIAVLSASIASYIPARMASRLSPVDIIRGAT
- a CDS encoding efflux RND transporter periplasmic adaptor subunit, coding for MDRKKLYILGFIIVMVLIITSFWFLRNSQSNRLGVERGSLVEAVYALGTVKPVDSFSLKFGIAASVREIFVEEGQAVTKGQPLLVNDSGITFRSPFNGTLTKLNVAKNETAMPGLPLLEIQNLKEVYISVSLDQESALRVKSGQQAQLSFESIRGNVYKGKVERIYPSNGQFLVRIEPDELPQGILPDMTTDVAIEVSSKENVILVPLVAVDRGKLTRFRNGKRDKIEIRIGAINSEYGELIQGDLKEGDEVLVKN
- the mtaB gene encoding tRNA (N(6)-L-threonylcarbamoyladenosine(37)-C(2))-methylthiotransferase MtaB gives rise to the protein MKIKFHTLGCRLNFFETDGMYSVLRDKGFSLAQAEEEAQYIVVNTCTVTNKADVKNRNIIRNAIRTNPGAKVYVTGCYAETDKEILQNIPGVFGVFGNTEKSSLPYKILEDWEGKETYPHKALDRFSYSDVLPEGHTRAYLKIQDGCNRKCSYCKIPAARGLGVSRNYNDVLDQVRYLQDNGVGEIQLTGVNLGWYRLENGEKGFLNLLEGILKILEYSRIRLSSIEPPDVGPGLLDLMKHSRFCKFLHIPIQSGSRKVLKDMRRTYHPDAFRTRIELAKEKLPNLFLGTDVIVGFPSETEIEFQETKQLLVELGFAKLHVFPYSVRKGTTAESFGDPIPGDEKKRRVLDLMSLSSALHTKYAESVIGKTYEAILESDGRFVTDNYLKGRLADSFRFDTLQTGQFVDVRCLDYKPAKDREGEFVFGLSL
- a CDS encoding tetratricopeptide repeat protein — protein: MKHFIQIAAVTCLLVTSLYSQEKEQVGSAYFQAVDEYKVKNYNKSIELVKSLLTDGKSSYEFYALLAYNYDKLNDFENSYKNILEARKRKPDDEDLLQGSLAILTRHKKWKPAIELAEKTIPLYPQNPEVRYFYALALSEKGASKTALSQIEKAKAGSPSDFRMLELEGKIYYNLKNYDKADVSLRWASSLNQNSAEIWNNLALVQESLYKSNKKLGKKNQANTYLTEAKECIQKASDLNGESITIKENSKRIAAFTSL
- a CDS encoding ATP-dependent Clp protease ATP-binding subunit, which gives rise to MLEFTKRAKRVINEIAQDEAKRLGSDFIGPEHILLGLLREEDSVAIKILTNLNINLNELRKEVEKRTREGSGALLLDVSQGQDKYQKMIEVSKEEAKRLKHNYVGTEHILLALLRDNNNIAGGSLSSFSVNYNVIKSEILRLLGAPPSGAVGGGATGTQSGTQGQTQTAAPRQEKSKTPILDEFARDLTQLAREKKLDPVIGRSKEIERVIQILSRKTKNNPVLVGESGVGKTAIVEGLAQAVIEKLVPDLPFDKRVLSLDLASLIAGTKYRGEFEERLKKIMKEIVTSQNIIIFIDELHTLIGAGAAEGAVDAANILKPALARGELQCIGATTNNEYRKYIEKDSALERRFQMVKVLEPSVDDAVLILDGLKKAYEAHHKVRYTEKAIEQAVKLSHRYINDRFLPDKAIDIIDEAGAKARLANCQRPNEIKEIEEEIKGLSVKKEDLVRSQEYEKAAAVRDEVNRKKGLLDEKTKQWQERMEGYAVSIEEEDILSVVSLWTGIPLKKMEESENTKLLNLEEDIKTRIVGQTDAIEKVARAVRRSRTGLKSEKRPTGSFIFLGPTGVGKTELAKALAEQLFGSEDNMLRIDMSEYMEPHAVSRLIGAPPGYVGYDDGGQLTEFVRRKPYSLVLLDEIEKAHHDLFNILLQIMEEGNLTDTKGRKVNFRDTIIIMTSNIAAKEISKGGRLGFEDFADERETYKAEQAREQLKKHFNPEFLNRVDEVVYFAPLKKEEIVNIVDIMLKDFNKRLTEKKVLVDLSFAAKEHFATIGYDQNYGARPLRRVFQRELEDYMAVQSLKGVYDNPTKILVDLAEGKLVYTETPWTEYKEAPKKDGGSSPSAEEKDLALV